Proteins co-encoded in one Papaver somniferum cultivar HN1 chromosome 5, ASM357369v1, whole genome shotgun sequence genomic window:
- the LOC113277986 gene encoding protein DMP9-like: MLTAFMFINYSSPFFVSYTKDHRKMEQKNEETRIQISNPNNPVDESPQFPSALQQPMLHSQEYTARRAVANGVQITLSKTAMLANWLPTGTLLTFEMIIPTVAGDGQCTPVKTTMMVVLLCLCFASCFFFHFTDSFRGPDGKFHYGYVTPRGLALFKPNLGVETPKDERYKLCFSDFVHALMSLAVFAAIVGGDRRVTHCLLRKHVKEIDEVMESLPLIIGVICSGLYLVFPNTRYGVGCVVT; encoded by the coding sequence ATGTTGACGGCTTTTATGTTTATCAATTACTCATctccattttttgtttcttataCAAAAGATCACAGAAAAATGGAGCAAAAGAATGAAGAAACTAGAATTCAAATCTCTAACCCAAATAACCCAGTAGATGAATCACCACAATTTCCATCTGCACTGCAACAGCCAATGTTGCACTCTCAGGAATATACTGCACGGCGCGCAGTGGCTAATGGAGTACAGATAACTCTATCAAAGACAGCTATGTTGGCGAACTGGTTACCAACAGGAACACTACTTACATTTGAAATGATAATTCCGACCGTTGCTGGTGATGGTCAATGTACACCAGTGAAAACTACTATGATGGTAGTATTATTGTGTCTTTGTTTTGCTTCTTGTTTCTTTTTCCATTTTACAGATAGTTTTAGAGGACCAGATGGGAAATTTCATTATGGGTATGTTACGCCAAGAGGATTGGCTTTGTTCAAACCAAATCTTGGAGTTGAAACGCCAAAAGATGAAAGGTATAAGTTGTGTTTTTCCGACTTCGTTCATGCACTCATGTCTCTAGCAGTCTTTGCTGCAATTGTTGGCGGGGATCGTAGAGTTACACATTGTTTACTCAGGAAACATGTTAAGGAAATCGACGAAGTAATGGAGAGTCTTCCATTAATAATCGGTGTTATCTGCAGTGGGTTGTACCTTGTATTCCCTAACACTCGTTACGGAGTTGGTTGCGTAGTTACTTGA